A stretch of Kyrpidia spormannii DNA encodes these proteins:
- a CDS encoding phosphoribulokinase produces MQRRPKAILIGIAGDSGAGKSTFVGELRELIGSDRVMTISIDDYHSLDRRERNQIGVTALHPWKANNLGLLVDHVWQLKAGRTIQKPIYDHSTGTIAPPENVTPTDIILLEGLHILYLEKLREALDLKIYFDTDTRLRVRWKVRRDRETRGYTEEEVLAEIERRRTDVVRYIEPQKAWADLVIKYVPDDDRAPTEDNPEPIKVQIAERLRGPKRRLVKWLSLGSRFGLIEAVHYYENIVGEEMEVADIQGKTAPTSMSALMEMISDTAHLKEKMNERDYDPIRVTQFLVANMIMELAYGRQGIQGAWAN; encoded by the coding sequence ATGCAGCGGAGACCCAAGGCCATTCTCATCGGGATCGCCGGCGATAGCGGAGCGGGAAAATCCACCTTTGTCGGAGAGTTGCGGGAGTTGATCGGTTCCGACCGCGTGATGACCATCTCCATCGACGACTACCATTCTTTGGATCGGCGGGAACGCAATCAAATCGGCGTCACCGCCCTCCACCCGTGGAAGGCGAACAACCTCGGCCTGCTCGTCGACCACGTTTGGCAGCTGAAGGCGGGCCGGACGATTCAAAAACCGATTTATGACCACAGCACGGGCACCATCGCCCCACCGGAGAATGTCACCCCCACAGACATCATCCTCTTGGAGGGGCTGCACATCCTCTACTTGGAAAAACTGCGGGAAGCTCTGGACCTAAAAATCTATTTTGACACCGACACCCGGTTGCGGGTGCGTTGGAAGGTGCGACGGGACCGGGAAACCCGGGGTTACACCGAGGAGGAGGTCCTGGCGGAAATCGAGCGGCGGAGAACCGATGTTGTCCGGTATATCGAACCCCAGAAGGCCTGGGCCGACCTGGTCATTAAGTACGTACCGGATGACGACCGGGCTCCCACGGAAGATAACCCCGAGCCGATTAAAGTCCAGATCGCCGAACGCCTGCGCGGACCCAAGCGGCGGTTGGTGAAATGGCTTTCCCTCGGTTCCAGGTTCGGATTGATCGAAGCGGTACACTATTACGAAAATATCGTCGGCGAGGAGATGGAGGTTGCCGATATCCAGGGCAAGACCGCACCGACCTCCATGAGCGCGCTGATGGAGATGATCAGCGACACGGCCCATCTCAAGGAAAAGATGAACGAGCGGGATTACGACCCCATTCGAGTCACCCAGTTTCTCGTTGCGAACATGATCATGGAGCTGGCTTACGGGCGGCAGGGCATCCAAGGAGCATGGGCCAAT